The genomic interval TTGGAGCACGACCCTGCTGGTCCCCTGGCCTCCTCACCTGTGATGCTATCTACTAGCACCTGCCACTTATGCAGTTCCTGTTCCAGCTGCCGAATCTCTCGTTTCTGGCGCCGGTCAGCCACTGTCAGCtctggggtggagtggggtggagtggggtggtAAGGAAGGACTCTCTGAGGTCACCAGCACCTTGTACTGTTTCTCTCTGTTCCAGCAGGAGCTCCCACCCCCTCACTGTCCCCACCAAGGCACACTCACCATGTTCTAGGACTTCATCTCGCATGTCCCtggggggagagaagagaaggatgaATCAGGCTCCAATTTGAGCTCACCTGCCATCACCATTAGGTGCTACTGGGCTCAGTAGGATCCCTCAGTCCCTCAGCCCAGTGGCCCCGTGGGCTGTTCCTCTGGCCTTAGCCTAGCTTCCCTCTCTAGGGTGGGGGTAAGGTACAACGGGGCGGGAGGGACGGAGAGGGCGCTTAGCAGGGAGACCAACAGCTACAACTGGAGCTCCAGGCCGAGTCTGGGCTGGGCTCTGTTCCCTGCAGCAGGAGAGGCAGGGCCgggcagcacagggagctctgtcCTGGGGAGACACTCAGCTCTCTGTGCCCTGCCTGTGGCCCCAGCCACTCACTTGAGCTTACTGTCATCAATCAAGTCCTCTGCGTCGGAGAAATTCAGCACTTGGTCCCCCTTGGGCAGCGGCTGCACTGAacgaaggagagagggagggtcaGCGCCAATGCTCCCGCTCAACCACAAGCTGCTGAGCAGACAAATGAACTAAGAGGACAAACTGTAAAGACAGCCCATGGGGACGGTCTCGTACTGAAATCAACAAAAGTTAACCTGATAAAGGTAACAGCTTGCATGCAGATCAGACTGCATGCTACTTTGGCACAAAGCATTCCTGGGGTTAGCTGGGGGGCAGAGGTGGTTCTAGAAAGGGAAGGGAATTAAAATTgacctttggggcttccctggtggcgcagtagttaagaatccgccggccaacgcaggggacacgggttcgaatcctggtccgggaagatcccacatgccgcagagcaactaagcccgtgcgccacaactactgagcctgcactctggagcccgcgctccacaactactgaagcccatgtgctacaactactgaagcccacgcgcctagagcccatgctctgcaacaagagaagccactgcaatgagaagctcgtgcactgcaatgaagagtagtccccgctcgccgcaactagagaaagcccgtgtgcagcaacaaagacccaatgcagccaaaaataaaaaaataaaaaaataaaaaaagttgacCTTTGCACGGTCTTTTCAGTGTGCGAAGAGTTCTCACTTACAAAGCCTTGAACTACGTAGGGAAGGCATTACTATTAGCTGcacgttacagatgaggaaacagatacaGGAGGAAGGGTTAAACTATGTGACTAGTTCAGGACACAGCCAGGAATCAAGGCCTGCTTTCCTGATTCCAAATCCAGACTGCCTCTTCTACCACATCACATGCTCCCAAACATTTTCTGCCACATTCGGCAAGGGGCTGAGAGGCACATGCCAGTCAAGTCTCACTCAGGATGTATCAGAAGGGAGCCTTAAGCCAGTGTTTTCAAATTGTGGGTCATGACACGTTAACAGGTCATGAAATTcacttttttccaaaaaaaaaaaaagaaagaaagggaatgcAGTAATATCAGAATCCATCAGATGTATTCAGGATAAATATTGTCTCATGCAagtttttcagttcttttctggTCACAATGTAAAAGCGATTGGGGTCCCCAAATCTGAGAACTCCTGCCTTAGTGTCAGTGGTTCCCAGGCCTGCAGCGTCTGCTCATCAGCAGCTCTGACTAGCTAGTGAGACCGCCGGTTGAGGAGTCCGACAACCCCTGGGGTGTCATCACTGCCAGGGATGCGAGGGGGGCTGCACAGGAGCCACAGATGCTCCACCACCACCGCCCTCCACCTTAGTTCAGACTGTGGGGAGACGGGGTTGGGGCAGTCACCTCGCCAGAGCTGCCTGAATCCTACCAACCTAATATTCAGCTGACTTGATAGGTAAGCAGTGTATACTCCCTGTTCCTAGGGACTCCAAGCATGAAAtagcaaaggagaaatcaaatatCCACATAAGACGACTCTTGAAGAGAAAAATTATACCTTtacattaacaaatacacacaataggggcttccctggtggcgcagtggttaagaacccacctgccaatgcaggggacacgggttcaagccctggtccgggaagataccacatgctgcggagcaattaagcccgggcaccataactactgagcctgtgctctagagcccgtgagccacaactactgaccctgcgtgccacaactactgaagcccgcgcaccacaactactgaagcccgcgcgcctacagcccgtgctccacaacaagagaagccaccgcaacgagaagcccgcacaccgcaacggagagtagcccccgcttgccacaactagagaaaccctgtgcgcagcaacgaagacccaatgcagccaaaaataaaataaacttattaaaaacaaacaaacaaaaaaacaaatatacacaAGGTAACTTTTAAAATAGTGACAAAGGAGCTAGCTACAGcagtaaaaataaactttatccagtGTCTGTTCTCTCTGTGGGAGGTCAGTGATAGCTGAGCCTGAGGAAGCAGCAGAGATCTGGAATAAAGTGGGCTGCCCACTGGGCACTAAATTCAGAGATCCTCAGGAAGGAAAGATGGGGCCTCCCCTGACAAGATTTCCTAAAATCCTCTGGTAGGAATCTTTTATTATCCAGAAGCTGCAGGACCTAGCGAGTAAGGTGACAGGCAGAACTGAAGCTTCATTTTCAGAACAGTATGAACAACTATATAGTAGCCAACATGCAATAATCTTTAGGAAGTAAAAGTAAAGTGTGCTTGGACTATGGAAGTCTGATCCTGAAACCCAAATCTAACTGAAGAGCTTCCTGCAGTTTAATCAGACTGCTTTCCTAATATCTGTTATTAGGAGAGTGAGAGTTTTGCTggtgagggaagaaaggaagcttTCTGGCCCTAGGGAAAGGAGAAAGACAGGCGGCCTGGGTTAAAGTCCCTGCAGGGATTTGGGAATGGCCTGATGGCAGCCCCACAGCACAAATGCTTGGTGGAAGGAGAGGCAGTGAGAAGGAGTGTGGAAAGACGGAAGGGGCAGAAAGCCTTAGAGAAAGTGggtgggaaagggggaagggtgagcGGTGAAGGGACTTTCACATTTTACTCATGTGTGAATGTTACTTGTGAAGAATGTACTATTATTTATGTAATGGTAAAACAtgtcaaaaaacacaaaaaagtcaAGAAGTGGGAGACAACTCTGCCATTTAGTCTTTTTGTTCAGGATTCTAGGCAATTTTGGCTACCCTCACCATGATCCTGAAGACCATTCCAGCCACCTTCTCTCCCTCTGGAAGGAAGTGGTTTTTGCTGCAAAGAGAGGTGAACAAGACACTGGGGGCCACGGAGGGATTTGTTACAGGGCACCTGAGGGGAGCTGTGTCCAGCCCCCTTCACACTCACATACACGCACCCTCACTCTGCCAGCTCCTGGCCCAGTTACCTGTCTGGTCCTCCAACAGGTAATACTGCTTCATGAGCTGCCAATGGGCCTGCAGAGCCTTGGCAGTACGGGCCAGGTAGAAGGCATCAGGGTGTCTGTGCAGCAGGTCCTGGAAGGTCTCCAAGGTAGGCTGGCTGGTCTGGAGGGCAAGAAGCACACTCTGGGCATCTGGGTTTCCCTGCTCCTGTCTCTGCCATACCATCCGTGCCCCCTGTCCCAGTCCCCAGCAGGAGCTGGAAAAAGCGATAGCTACTGCCGCCCAGGAAGCCAGGCTTGGCTCTCCCTGAGGACCCGGTCCACAAAGGCCTTGCAGGTGTACGTGCGTCTCCAAGCAGTGGAGCCTCCCCGCAGTCAGTTTTCCAGGTTAGCCGGCTCCCGCCCTGCCCCTCAGCATTACCAGCCCTCAGCCTTACCGATCCCACTTTGCTCAGCAGCTGCTCTTCAGCCTTGCTAAacagggccttgctctggatggCGGCAATGGCCTCTGGGTGCAGCTGTCTCATGGTCTGGCAGGCCAGCCTGGGCAGGAGGGAGAtagagggcagggcagggttgAGGGAAGGGTGTCAAGCAATCTGGGGTTCCTACTTCTCCAAAGCCTGCAGGCCTTTGATATCCAGAACTCAAAGATCCAGGCCCTCAACAGGAAGAGCCCAAGGCTTAGCACAGGACCTGTGACCTCGTGCGTCTGCCGAAAACATTAACAGGCAACTCAAAAAACTCAGGTTCCTGTGTTCAACCCCGTGAAGAGGCTCAAGGGCACAGCCACCTACAGGCCAGTCCGGAGGGAGATCCTGAGACCGGCTGCTGCTAGTGCCCCAAGAACTTTCTCCTTACTTGGCCAAAGCTGCCACCCACTAGCCACCTCCTCTTTCCCAAGCTGTGCCCTGCCCACTTCCTGGTATATCAGGGCTGTGGCTATAGCTTAAGTGGTGACAGGGGCTGTGGAGTAGAAGATGGGTGTTAAGCATTCGACCAAATTCTGATGATGTCAAACGAAGTGACTGAGAAGGAagagtgtgtgttgtgtgtgtgcataggTGTATTTGGACTGTTGGAGCTGGAAGAGGCCCTGGTGTTCTTCTGTTCCAACTCCTTCTTCTGGAGGAAGAAACTGTGGGAGGTCAGtgtgggaaggctgggaggtgaCCGCCCCAAACCACAATGCACACGGTGGTAGAACAGGGCTCCTGGCACTCATGTAGTGTTTTCTCTCACGCTGCTTCCTTGGCTTCCAGGTCCTTGCTCCTGACATCCAGCCTGGATTAGCAGGGTTGGTAGCAGGAAGCAGCTTCCCCCTGAAGCCTGGCAGGTCTTCAGTATCATCTCAGAAGATACAAGGCCCCAAGGAGCCCTgcctcccaggcccctcccctgtACAATTCTTTCTGTTCAGGAGCCAAATTCTGGTGTCCCCAGTACCACGCCGCTGCTGGGGCCAGCCCACTCACTTGGAGATGACAGGATCGTAGAGCAGGGCGTACCAGCGCTCCTGGACTTCCCTCAGGGTGAAGCGGCAGCTGAACTTCACGCCCAGGTGGACAGATGTCAGGTCATTGGTCTGCAAGGCCCCAGAGTGGTTTGCTCCAGCCTTAGAGCTGGGAAGAACCCTCCCGTGGCACCTACAGGACACTGCTGGGCTAGATGGGGGGCTGGGAACTGGAGGCTGCGGGGAGAAGGCGAACACAACCCCTGTGGTGGGAAGCACTACCTGCAACACGGCATTGATGAGCAGGAGGTCGTCCGCAGGCTTCCAGCGGCCCAGATCCTTGGTCACCTGGAGTGGCTGTTTGCTCTTCTTCACACGTTTGGTGAgtccaggggctggggctgggctgggcggcaCAGGGGTGCTGGGGGCCTTGGACACCTGGGCAGAAGGCAGGAGCAGAGTGAGCTCATCAGGGCAGCTAGGGCTTCAGGCCTAGAGCTTCGCACACTGTGTGGCagctccagccccacccaacaacaAACCACAGGCAGGGGGCTCAGCTTTCtagtgcccctccctcccctttcccgcCCCCATCAAAGTACTTCTACACAGTCCTTGACCATATGGGGTCTTCTTTATGCTGGTGGcgcccccccaaccccagcatggagggtgggtggggaggataCCAGGAAAACACTCTTGCTGGTACAGTGTCTGGGGCCAGAGCAATGCCACCTGGGGGTTATTTTTACAGCCAGCAATGCTTGGAACAGGCTGTCTGCTCCCAGAATAGATGCACGCTCTATGCCTCCTACACAGAATGTGATACAGGATGCACTGACAGGGTGGTGATGGGTGCAGCAAGAAAAGCGGAGTAGCGAGGGATGGGCTCCCAGGAGGGAGGCATCTGAGGTGGGCCGGGGCAGCTTGATCCTCTCATAAGCCTCCTCTGCAGGGCTCTTGCCAGCTGGCAAAGGTTGTGGGGAAACACAAAATCTGGCACTGGCCCCCACCCCTCTCCATTCCCCACGTCTCCCAATCCTCACCTTCTTCTTCTCACTGGAGGAGGGTTCACTCCCCGAACAGCGCCCTGGTTCCACCCCACTGGCCCCCTTCGCCCGGGTAGAGGACTTAGCCAGGCTGCTCTCCACCAGCTCATCGTCAaacttttttctcttgatgaacCTGAGAAGAGTCCTACCCAGTGAGCGCTCTGTGCCCCATCCCCAGTACCCACTCACACACACCCAGCTCCTAAAGTAGAGCAGGTTCCCAGCAGGCAGGATGCTAACTGCTCTGGCTCAGTGGGTGGGGCATGGAACTGCTATGCTCCACCCCTGAGATGACAGCATACTGCACCACAAAGATTTCCTGTCCAAGACCTAAGATCTCCCTCCCTTGCTCTCAGCCTCATGGGGAGGGACTTAGTAGGGACAGGAAAAGCACAAGGGTCTGCCAACAGTTGGGTCCCAGAGGGGCTCAGGGAGCCATTCCCAACAGGGGCAAAAGCATGCAGCAGTCTCAGTCTCTGGCCCTTCAAACCCTAGTACCTGGAGGAGCTTCTTCGTTTAGGGATGGTGCCCAAAGCCTGTGAGGAGGCCCGCTTCTGCCCTGCCAGTGACTCCTCATCCTCTGAGCGGCTGGCAGTGCCTGATGCCATCAGGGATGAATCTAGCAGCCCCTGAGAATCTAGAAAAAGAGAAGTGGTGAACCCAGGCCTCCTAAATGCCTAGCAGAGCCCTGAGCCTCTGCACATGGGACCCCTCCTCAGCCCCCCTTCCCCTACCAGCCCTCTTGGTCCCTCCCCTGCTTCCTTGACACTTGAAGTTTTAAGGTGGGAGTTCCTTGGCCATCCAGATCCCATCTGGGCCCAGACCTTCCACGCTGGGCAGTTCTCCCGGTGCCATGTGTCATGTTGTGCAGCACATGGTGCTCAGGTCAGACTGGTGATGCCGACACACCGGGCTCTGGGCATAACTGCTCCCTCTGCCATCAAAATGCAGCCATGCCAAAGAGCGTCAGCTCAACAGCAAGTCAGTCAATTGTGGCCTCTGCCGAGAGGTACGTGGGTGGTGCTGGCCCAGGGGGAGGTGGCAATGCCCAGCCAGGACCGAAAGACACACGTGCCAGGCACGGGGTGGAATCAGCAGATGCTTGGCGCCTGAGCGTTTGGGGAGCTGGCCCGGCCTCATACTACCTTTGTCCATCCTCTCACAGTCCCAAAGCCACTGGTTCCAAACCACAGGGCTAGAAGGAAGGGTCCCACAGGTTCATCCAAGGATTCTGACCAGGTGAGCTTAGAGGCTGAGAAGAGATTCTGCAAAGGAGAAATGAGGCTCCCTGAGGCTCAGGTTTCGAACTGGCCAGCCTCACCTCCTTATAATGGAACAGTTCCCCAGGATCCCATAAGCTAGGGAAAACACCAGGAGAAGAGACACAATATATTCTGCCAATATGACCCTGATAAACCAGTAGCCTTTCGAAGGTCACCGACATCTCTGAGACAGTGATAAAAGCTATGGACCCTagaaaaatgtacacattttAGGAGGTTCACAAACCACTCTAATTCTACTCATAGCCCCTAGGTTAAGGGCCTTGACTATAAACTAGCCAGAAACAAGGGATTCTTGGCTCACTTCTTCTTTGTCAGCTGCCCATTCAGCTCCCCTCCCAGCCCAAAGCAGGGAAAAGGAAACGGAGATTGAACTCCAACCAGTCCATCtcactttttttcatttgaagCTCTGGCTGAAGATTTAGTGGGTGGTACCTCGTGGAAGCTAAAAAACGCGGCTTGGGAACTGAGCAAATATCAACCGCCCTGGGGGGGGCCCTCGCCTAAGCCCGTAGAACTCAGGTATTAGGGACTCTGCGGAGCGCGCCGCTTCGGAGAGTCCCGCCCCTTCTGACCAGGGTGTCTCTCCGCGCAGCgttccagccctgcccccaggTGCGCTCCTCGCGCCGTACCATTTGATACGGCTGGGAATCTTGCCACCTGGGGAGAGGGTGAAGGGCCCGATTCCGCGGGTAGACTGAGGCAGGGTCAGCGCCCCCTGCCTTCTCCAGCCCTCCGCCCCTCGTTCTCCCCGCAAGGGCACACCCACAGTAGGGGATTAGTCCAGGTCTGTTTCAGGGGCTCGGGATAGGAGTGGTGACGAA from Balaenoptera ricei isolate mBalRic1 chromosome 10, mBalRic1.hap2, whole genome shotgun sequence carries:
- the MCRS1 gene encoding microspherule protein 1, with translation MDKDSQGLLDSSLMASGTASRSEDEESLAGQKRASSQALGTIPKRRSSSRFIKRKKFDDELVESSLAKSSTRAKGASGVEPGRCSGSEPSSSEKKKVSKAPSTPVPPSPAPAPGLTKRVKKSKQPLQVTKDLGRWKPADDLLLINAVLQTNDLTSVHLGVKFSCRFTLREVQERWYALLYDPVISKLACQTMRQLHPEAIAAIQSKALFSKAEEQLLSKVGSTSQPTLETFQDLLHRHPDAFYLARTAKALQAHWQLMKQYYLLEDQTVQPLPKGDQVLNFSDAEDLIDDSKLKDMRDEVLEHELTVADRRQKREIRQLEQELHKWQVLVDSITGMSSPDFDNQTLAVLRGRMVRYLMRSREITLGRATKDNQIDVDLSLEGPAWKISRKQGVIKLKNNGDFFIANEGRRPIYIDGRPVLCGSKWRLSNNSVVEIASLRFVFLINQDLIALIRAEAAKITPQ